From Heliomicrobium modesticaldum Ice1, a single genomic window includes:
- a CDS encoding MFS transporter, with protein MNQAEAPRPAAPLWTKSFLFICLTNLFMFTSFYFLLPTLPVFVTSGLGGDESSVGYIIGILSLTAVMVRPLSGYLLDVVGRKKVLFLALIAFCLATAAYYIVAGLTALFLLRALHGMAWGFTTTGASTVAADVVPAERRGEGLGYYGLSNTLAMAAGPSLGLFVLDKGGFPALFGASLILAVLGLLSLGGVSYEDKTGGQAGGNGGDAKKKKAGLSLAALFEPAVFSLSAVMAFVAIVYGGIVSFITLLAKEIGVPNAGVYFLVYALTLLVIRPWAGRAFDRQGPKRIMLIGFVSMAAAFALLFLAKGIVLFVLSAVVMGVGFGIVQPTLMAMAINRVPPFRRGAANGTLMSAFDLGIGLGSIALGYVSKLAGFSGMYLACAAIIVIPALLFFRLGEEETAAL; from the coding sequence ATGAATCAAGCCGAAGCCCCCCGTCCCGCCGCGCCGTTATGGACAAAAAGCTTCCTCTTCATCTGCCTGACCAACCTGTTTATGTTTACGAGCTTTTATTTTCTCTTGCCGACGCTGCCTGTATTTGTCACCAGCGGTCTTGGCGGAGATGAGAGCAGCGTGGGGTATATCATCGGCATCCTGTCGCTGACGGCGGTCATGGTCCGCCCTCTCTCCGGCTACCTGCTGGATGTGGTAGGTCGAAAAAAGGTGCTCTTTCTGGCTCTCATCGCCTTCTGCCTCGCCACAGCCGCCTATTATATCGTCGCCGGACTGACTGCGCTTTTTCTGTTGCGGGCGCTGCATGGCATGGCCTGGGGCTTTACCACGACAGGCGCCAGCACGGTGGCTGCTGATGTGGTGCCTGCCGAACGGCGCGGCGAGGGGCTCGGTTATTACGGCCTTTCCAACACGCTGGCCATGGCCGCCGGCCCCAGTTTGGGCCTTTTCGTTCTCGACAAGGGCGGCTTTCCGGCCCTGTTTGGCGCCAGTCTTATCCTGGCCGTTCTGGGGCTGCTCAGCTTAGGCGGCGTCTCCTATGAGGACAAGACAGGGGGACAGGCCGGCGGAAACGGCGGCGATGCAAAGAAAAAGAAAGCTGGCCTGTCGCTGGCCGCCCTGTTTGAACCTGCCGTATTTTCCTTGTCTGCCGTCATGGCCTTTGTCGCCATCGTTTACGGCGGGATCGTCTCCTTCATTACATTGCTGGCGAAGGAGATCGGCGTGCCCAACGCCGGCGTCTACTTCCTTGTCTATGCGCTCACCCTGCTGGTCATCCGCCCCTGGGCCGGTCGCGCTTTTGATCGGCAGGGTCCCAAGCGGATCATGCTGATCGGCTTTGTCAGCATGGCCGCCGCATTTGCGCTGCTCTTTCTGGCCAAAGGGATCGTGCTGTTTGTTCTCTCCGCCGTCGTCATGGGCGTCGGTTTCGGCATTGTTCAACCCACCTTGATGGCCATGGCCATCAATCGGGTGCCCCCTTTCCGGCGGGGCGCCGCCAACGGCACCTTGATGAGCGCCTTCGACCTCGGCATCGGGCTCGGTTCCATCGCGCTCGGTTATGTTTCCAAACTGGCGGGCTTTTCCGGCATGTACCTGGCCTGCGCGGCGATTATCGTGATCCCGGCGCTGCTCTTTTTCCGGCTCGGCGAGGAAGAGACGGCTGCGCTTTAG
- a CDS encoding putative bifunctional diguanylate cyclase/phosphodiesterase: protein MIEGKVNKGSSHLVQFAEEELRAIQESTFDAIFTCSLDGVLTGIWPGAARRNSHLDGLLGCSLNDVVHPEDLETVKAFISKVKRLGTVRPGPECRLRQLDGSWRWYSVNASLVCGVDGEPLYVAGVARDLSEQKETEKHLKHLATHDYLTGIPNRYYFDGALSRARRLAKEGTVSSLLLIDVDKFNLVNDLLDHDMGDRLLTNLSRLLKSQIRRDDVLARLSGDEFGLLLHGMAEAEAEKVALNLCHIVKERDLCPVLEGCDLRFTVSIGVAEINGHQDVRQVLSRAGAALHMAKMAGRSQVVVAYANERMFSRLEETSRLIQIVRGADREGRFQLFFMPVVRSSDGAVEHYEALLRLRDGDGKLIPPATFIPVAESFGLMGDIERWVVAEAVRFLVKNPQLRLYVNLSGESLGDKEILNFIEEIVQTTPAIHGRLGFEITETAAVRDLMSAEQWVQKLRSLGCRFALDDFGSGYSSFAYLNKLPVDFIKIDGSFVRSIDHDPERHALVKGINQLVHSLGKRTISEYVENDRIWRLIREMGIEYGQGYYLGEPSPLPQDMASESTELDPRQGIKRR from the coding sequence ATGATTGAAGGCAAAGTGAACAAGGGTAGCAGTCATTTGGTGCAATTTGCGGAAGAAGAATTGCGTGCGATACAGGAAAGCACCTTTGACGCCATTTTTACCTGTTCGCTCGACGGGGTGCTCACAGGGATCTGGCCCGGCGCCGCCAGGCGTAACAGTCATCTCGACGGACTGCTGGGCTGTTCGTTAAACGATGTGGTTCATCCCGAAGATCTCGAAACCGTCAAGGCTTTTATCAGCAAGGTCAAGCGCCTGGGTACTGTCCGACCAGGTCCCGAGTGCCGATTGCGGCAGCTTGACGGCAGTTGGCGATGGTACAGCGTCAACGCTTCGCTGGTCTGCGGCGTCGATGGGGAACCGCTTTATGTGGCCGGCGTCGCCAGGGACTTGAGCGAACAGAAAGAGACAGAAAAACACCTGAAGCACCTCGCCACCCACGACTACCTGACCGGGATCCCGAATCGCTATTACTTTGACGGCGCCCTTTCCCGGGCGCGGCGGCTGGCCAAGGAGGGAACCGTCAGTTCTCTGCTGCTGATCGATGTCGATAAATTCAATCTCGTCAACGACCTGCTCGATCATGACATGGGCGACCGACTGCTGACCAACCTTTCAAGGCTGTTGAAGAGCCAGATCCGGCGCGATGACGTGCTGGCGCGGCTGAGCGGCGACGAGTTTGGTCTGTTGCTTCATGGGATGGCCGAAGCGGAAGCGGAAAAGGTGGCGCTGAACCTGTGCCACATTGTCAAGGAGCGCGATCTTTGTCCCGTCCTGGAAGGATGTGATCTGCGCTTCACCGTCAGCATCGGTGTCGCCGAGATTAACGGTCATCAGGATGTCCGCCAGGTCCTGAGCCGAGCCGGCGCAGCCTTACATATGGCCAAGATGGCGGGGCGCAGCCAGGTTGTCGTCGCCTATGCCAACGAACGCATGTTTTCCCGCCTGGAAGAGACGAGCCGCCTGATTCAGATCGTCCGCGGCGCCGACCGGGAGGGGAGGTTTCAGCTTTTTTTCATGCCTGTCGTGCGCAGTTCCGACGGCGCTGTCGAGCATTATGAAGCGCTGCTGCGGTTGCGCGACGGAGACGGCAAGCTGATTCCGCCGGCCACCTTTATCCCTGTGGCCGAGAGTTTTGGACTTATGGGCGACATTGAGCGCTGGGTCGTCGCCGAGGCGGTCCGGTTTTTGGTGAAGAATCCTCAGTTGCGGCTCTATGTGAACCTGTCGGGGGAAAGCCTGGGCGATAAGGAGATCTTGAATTTCATCGAAGAGATTGTCCAGACCACGCCGGCGATCCACGGCCGGCTCGGCTTTGAGATCACCGAGACAGCTGCCGTTCGGGATCTCATGTCGGCGGAACAGTGGGTGCAGAAGCTGCGGAGCCTAGGTTGTCGCTTTGCCCTCGATGATTTCGGAAGCGGCTACTCTTCCTTCGCCTACCTGAACAAACTGCCGGTCGACTTTATCAAAATCGACGGCTCTTTCGTCCGGTCGATCGATCATGATCCTGAACGCCACGCGCTGGTCAAAGGGATCAATCAACTGGTTCATTCCCTCGGCAAGCGGACCATCAGCGAGTATGTAGAAAACGACCGTATCTGGCGGCTCATCCGCGAGATGGGGATCGAGTATGGTCAGGGCTACTACCTGGGGGAACCGTCGCCGCTGCCCCAGGATATGGCGAGCGAGTCGACCGAGCTGGACCCCCGGCAAGGGATAAAGAGGCGGTAA